In a genomic window of Glycine max cultivar Williams 82 chromosome 13, Glycine_max_v4.0, whole genome shotgun sequence:
- the LOC100306482 gene encoding uncharacterized protein LOC100306482 codes for MKNKRASNKRDKKDIKVTYISSPVKVKTSASNFRALVQELTGQYSNVAETSMPMEEEENGHSERVHKTHLLHESETQLWRVDVDEGTNLMKPLEYSEYLSRSLMEPFNQQQHLQYDLLSFDMS; via the coding sequence ATGAAGAACAAAAGGGCAAGCAACAAAAGGGACAAAAAGGATATCAAAGTTACATATATTTCGAGCCCCGTGAAGGTGAAGACTAGTGCCTCGAATTTCAGGGCCCTTGTGCAAGAACTCACTGGCCAATACTCCAATGTTGCTGAAACCTCCATGcctatggaagaagaagaaaatggccATTCCGAGAGAGTGCACAAAACTCATCTTCTTCATGAAAGTGAAACTCAACTATGGAGGGTGGATGTTGATGAGGGCACCAATTTGATGAAACCTCTTGAGTATAGTGAGTACCTCTCAAGATCCTTGATGGAGCCATTCAACCAACAACAACACCTTCAATACGATTTGTTGAGTTTTGACATGTCATAG